CCCGTTTCCCGGCTGGAGGAGGGAGAGAGGGAGAAACTGCTGCGCCTGGAGGAAATCCTCCACCAGCGGGTGGTAGGACAGGACGAGGCGGTTCGCCTGGTGACCGACGCGGTCCTCCGGGCCCGCTCCGGGCTGAAGGATCCCCGCCGCCCCATCGGGTCCTTCCTGTTCCTCGGCCCCACGGGGGTGGGCAAGACGGAGCTGGCCCGGACCCTGGCGCAGGCCCTCTTCGATTCGGAGGAAAACCTGGTGCGCCTGGACATGTCGGAATACATGGAGAAACACTCCGTTTCCCGGCTCTTCGGAGCACCCCCGGGCTACGTGGGTTACGACGAAGGAGGACAGCTCACCGAGGCGGTTCGGCGGCGTCCCTACTCGGTGCTGCTCTTTGACGAGATCGAGAAGGCGCACCCCGACGTGTTCAACGCCCTCCTGCAAATCCTGGACGACGGACGAGCCACGGACAGCCACGGAAGGACCGTGGACTTCAAGAACACCGTGGTCATCCTCACCAGCAACATCGGCGCCCCCTTCCTCTCCTCTGGGGGGGTGAGCCCGGAGGGAGAGATCCGCCCGGAGGCTCGCGATCGGGTGCTGGGAGCCCTGAAGGAACACTTCCGCCCAGAGTTCCTGAATCGCCTGGACGACATCGTCCTCTTCAAACCCCTGCAGGTCGGAGAAATCGTCCGGATCGTCTCTCTCTTGGCGGACCAGCTGCGCAGTCGTTTGGCGGATCGCTCCATTTGCCTGGAGATCACCCCGCAGGCGCAAGAGCAGATCGCCCGGGACGGATACGATCCGGTCTATGGGGCCAGGCCGCTGAAGAGAACCCTCCAGCGGCTTCTGGAAACCCCCATCGCCAAGGCGCTTCTCCGGGGCGAACTGAGGGAAGGAGGAACCGTCGTAGTGGAAACCCAGGGAAGGGAGCTTGTCCTTCGGTACGTCGACCCGGTCTAGTCCTTGGGGGAGGCGGAAACCCCCATCGGGGCTTTCGCCTCCCCCAAGCCTCTGGCCTTCAGCGAGTGGGCGCGTAAAGCGTCCAGAGCGCCTGCGTCCCCAGGTTACCCTTCCCCTGATCCGCCAGGATCCCGTAGACCCGAAGGGCCGCATCCACCACGGGGGTCTCCATGCCCAGCCCTTTCGCCTCTTCCAGGGCAAGGCGAAGATCCTTGATGAAGTGCTTCACGTAAAATCCCGGGGCAAAATCCCCCTGGAGCATCCTCGGGGCCAAGTGGTTCAAGGACCAGCTGCCTGCGGCGCCCCCCGCCAGGCTCTCGAAGAGCTTCTGGGGGTCCAGCCCCAATCTCAGGGCAAAACCGAAGGCTTCGCACACCCCCAACATGGAGGCAGCCACCAGGATCTGGTTCACCAGCTTGGCCCTCTGTCCCGATCCGGCTTCGCCGTGCCGCACCACGAGCTTCCCCATGCGCTGCAGGAAGGGGAGAACCCGCTCATAGGGTTCCGCGCCTCCCCCTACAAGGATGGAGAGGGTCCCCTCTCGAGCCCCCACGTCTCCCCCCGTGACAGGGGCATCCAGAGCCTCCACACCCCGCTCCGCCGCCGCCCGGTGGATCCTCTCCGCCAGGGCGGGGCTAGACGTGGTGCAATCCACCAGGACAGCGCCGGCCCGGGCCGAGGAGAGCAGCCCGTCCGCCCCCAGGTAGACCTCCTCCACATCCGAGGGAAACCCCAGCATGGTGAATACCACGTCGCACTCCTCCGCCAGCTCCCGCGGGGATGCAGCCCTCCGTCCTCCTGCGGCCACCAGCTCCGTCAGTCGGGGGTTGTCGCTGCGGTTGTGGAGCACCAGATCCGCTCCGGCCCTCTGCAGATGCCTAGCCATGCTAGCCCCCATGACCCCGATGCCTGCGAAACCGACCTTACAGCCCTTCAAAGGCGCACCATCCACACTCCAACACCCCTTTCCTTTCTGCTATTGTTTCCCTGAATCATCGAAGGGTCAAGGATTCTCTTTTCTCACGGCCTCATGAACCCGTGGGGACGGGTCTCCCCGGATGGCGCCGAAGGTCCCGCTCCCACAGAACCCCCAAACCCAAGCTCAGGAGCAACAGAAACCCGGCAAACCCGCGAAAGCTCCCCTCGGCGCCCAGCCAGTCCACCCCATACCCCATGAGGACGGGCACCAGGGCAAAGGAACCCCCCATGGCGAACCACACCATGGCGGAGGCATGGGGACGCTCCTCAGGGGTGGCCAGATCGGCGATGAGGGCCATGTGCAGGGGGAAACCCCATCCCATGGCGACGCCGAACACCCCTCCCCAGAAGGCCATGGCCCCATTGCCGGTGGCCCAGGTACACCCGAAGAGGGCCAAGGCCAGGCCAGCCATGGCCGGAGCGGCCAGGTGCCGGCGGGGAAGCCGGTCCAGCAGGCGGGCGCCGAAGAGACGGATCCCCGCGGCCACGGAGGCGTTGGCCATGAAGAAGGCAGAGACCAGCACACCCCGGGACTGGGCCAGGGAGGCAAGCACCACCAG
The sequence above is drawn from the Aminomonas paucivorans DSM 12260 genome and encodes:
- a CDS encoding NAD(P)-dependent oxidoreductase: MDGAPLKGCKVGFAGIGVMGASMARHLQRAGADLVLHNRSDNPRLTELVAAGGRRAASPRELAEECDVVFTMLGFPSDVEEVYLGADGLLSSARAGAVLVDCTTSSPALAERIHRAAAERGVEALDAPVTGGDVGAREGTLSILVGGGAEPYERVLPFLQRMGKLVVRHGEAGSGQRAKLVNQILVAASMLGVCEAFGFALRLGLDPQKLFESLAGGAAGSWSLNHLAPRMLQGDFAPGFYVKHFIKDLRLALEEAKGLGMETPVVDAALRVYGILADQGKGNLGTQALWTLYAPTR